A genomic stretch from Erigeron canadensis isolate Cc75 chromosome 9, C_canadensis_v1, whole genome shotgun sequence includes:
- the LOC122581195 gene encoding UPF0051 protein ABCI8, chloroplastic — protein sequence MASLITNGVFSSFSSQPISETPKISKGSSSKFDFSFISNPNNPRFLKLKAQSKTTLEGNSNSSSSAVIDTNNNNNDDPLQKFLKRDYKWGFNQEIDSFTIPKGLSEETVRLISSRKNEPDWMLEFRLNAYHKFCQMTEPNWSDNDYPKIDFQNICYYSEPKKKPTLNSLDEADPELIKYFDKLGIPLNEKKRLANVAVDAVLDSVSIATTHRKTLEKSGVIFCSISEAVREYPDLVKKYLGKVVSSDDNFYAALNSAVFSDGSFVYIPKDTKCPMQISTYFRINAMETGQFERTLIVAEDRSFVEYLEGCTAPSYDTNQLHAAVVELYCNEEAEIKYSTVQNWYAGDENGLGGIFNFVTKRGLCAGRKSKISWTQVETGSAITWKYPSVVLEGDDSVGEFYSVALTNNYQQADTGTKMIHKGKNTKSRIISKGISAGHSRNCYRGLVQVQSRAENARNSSQCDSMLIGDKAAANTYPYIQAKNPSARIEHEASTSKIGEDQLFYFQQRGIDYERAMAAMISGFCRDVFNELPDEFGAEVNQLMSLKLENSVG from the exons ATGGCTTCCCTCATCACAAATGGTGTCTTTTCAAGCTTTTCATCACAACCCATCTCAGAAACACCCAAAATCTCAAAAGGGTCTtcatcaaaatttgatttttcattCATATCAAACCCCAATAATCCAAGATTCTTGAAACTCAAAGCTCAATCCAAAACAACACTTGAAGGTaattcaaattcatcatcatcagctgTTATtgatactaataataataataatgatgaccCACTTCAGAAATTCCTTAAAAGAGATTATAAATGGGGATTTAATCAAGAAATTGATTCTTTTACAATCCCTAAAGGCTTATCTGAAGAAACTGTTAGGTTGATTTCTTCAAGAAAAAATGAACCTGATTGGATGCTTGAATTTAGGCTTAATGCTTATCATAAGTTTTGTCAAATGACTGAACCTAATTGGTCTGATAATgattaccccaagattgattttcagaatatttgttattattcCGAACCGAAAAAGAAACCGACTTTAAATAGTCTTGATGAAGCTGATCCTGAGCTTATTAAGTATTTCGATAAGTTGGGGATTcctttaaatgaaaagaaaagattggcTAATGTTGCTGTAGATGCTGTTCTTGATAGTGTTTCAATTGCAACTACTCATAGGAAAACTTTAGAGAAATCCGgggttattttttgttctatttCCGAAGCTGTTAGGGAGTATCCGGATTTAGTTAAGAAGTATTTAGGAAAAGTTGTTTCGAGTGATGATAATTTTTATGCTGCTTTGAATTCGGCTGTGTTTAGTGATGGATCTTTTGTGTATATACCTAAGGACACGAAATGCCCTATGCAAATTTCAACGTATTTTAGGATAAATGCCATGGAAACGGGTCAGTTTGAGCGTACGCTTATTGTAGCAGAAGATAGAAGTTTTGTCGAGTATTTGGAAGGGTGTACTGCGCCTTCTTATGACACGAATCAGCTTCATGCTGCTGTTGTGGAACTTTATTGTAATGAGGAGGCCGAGATTAAGTACTCGACTGTGCAGAATTGGTATGCTGGTGATGAGAATGGACTTGGGgggatttttaattttgtgacGAAACGGGGTCTTTGTGCTGGGAGAAAATCCAAGATTTCTTGGACCCAGGTGGAGACAGGGTCTGCGATCACTTGGAAGTACCCGAGTGTTGTTTTGGAGGGTGATGATTCGGTTGGTGAGTTTTATTCTGTTGCTTTGACTAATAATTATCAACAGGCAGATACGGGTACAAAGATGATTCATAAGGGGAAGAATACAAAAAGTAGGATTATTTCAAAGGGGATTTCAGCTGGACATTCAAGAAATTGTTATAGGGGTCTTGTTCAGGTTCAGTCACGAGCCGAAAATGCTAGAAATTCGTCTCAGTGTGATTCGATGCTTATTGGTGACAAAGCGGCTGCTAACACTTACCCTTATATTCAG GCCAAAAACCCATCTGCCCGTATAGAACATGAAGCAAGCACTTCAAAAATTGGGGAAGACCAACTTTTTTACTTTCAGCAAAGAGGGATTGACTATGAGAGAGCCATGGCTGCCATGATTTCTGGGTTTTGTAGGGATGTCTTCAACGAGCTTCCTGATGAATTTGGTGCTGAAGTGAACCAGTTAATGAGCTTAAAGCTTGAAAACTCGGTCGGGTAA